A portion of the Pseudomonas protegens CHA0 genome contains these proteins:
- the greA gene encoding transcription elongation factor GreA: MNKYPMTVQGARALEEEHAHLTKVVRPKLSQDIGTARELGDLKENAEYHAAREQQGMVEARIRDIEGRLQNSVVIDVTTIPHTGKVIFGTTVEIANVETDESVTYQIVGEDEADIKLGKISVGSPIARALIAKEEGDVVAVKTPGGVIEYEIVEVRHI; this comes from the coding sequence ATGAATAAATACCCAATGACCGTCCAGGGCGCGCGCGCCCTGGAAGAAGAGCATGCTCACCTGACCAAGGTCGTGCGTCCGAAGCTCAGCCAGGACATCGGTACGGCCCGCGAGTTGGGTGACCTGAAGGAAAACGCCGAATACCATGCCGCTCGCGAACAGCAGGGCATGGTAGAAGCGCGGATCCGCGATATTGAAGGCCGCCTGCAGAACTCGGTGGTCATCGATGTCACGACCATTCCCCATACCGGCAAGGTGATCTTTGGCACCACGGTAGAAATCGCCAACGTCGAAACTGACGAAAGCGTCACCTACCAGATCGTGGGTGAGGACGAGGCTGACATCAAACTCGGTAAAATTTCCGTCGGCTCGCCGATCGCTCGCGCCTTGATTGCCAAGGAAGAGGGGGATGTGGTGGCGGTCAAAACGCCTGGTGGCGTTATCGAGTACGAGATTGTCGAAGTCCGTCACATCTGA
- the ftsH gene encoding ATP-dependent zinc metalloprotease FtsH: MAKNLILWLIIAAVLVTVMNNFSSPNEPQTLNYSDFIQQVKDGKVERVAVDGYVITGKRNDGDSFKTIRPAIQDNGLIGDLVDNHVVVEGKQPEQQSIWTQLLVASFPILVIIAVFMFFMRQMQGGAGGKGGPMSFGKSKARLLSEDQVKTTLADVAGCDEAKEEVGELVEFLRDPGKFQRLGGRIPRGVLMVGPPGTGKTLLAKAIAGEAKVPFFTISGSDFVEMFVGVGASRVRDMFEQAKKHAPCIIFIDEIDAVGRHRGAGMGGGHDEREQTLNQLLVEMDGFEMNDGIIVIAATNRPDVLDPALLRPGRFDRQVVVGLPDIRGREQILKVHMRKVPMGDDVAPAVIARGTPGFSGADLANLVNEASLFAARTGKRIVEMKEFELAKDKIMMGAERKSMVMSEKEKQNTAYHEAGHAIVGRVVPEHDPVYKVSIIPRGRALGVTMFLPEEDRYSLSKRALISQICSLYGGRIAEEMTLGFDGVTTGASNDIMRASQIARNMVTKWGLSEKLGPLMYAEEEGEVFLGRSAGSQHASLSAETAKLIDSEVRSIIDQCYGTAKQILTDNRDKLDAMADALMKYETIDADQIDDIMAGRTPREPRDWEGGSGTPPPVVQNERPETPIGGPAADH; this comes from the coding sequence ATGGCAAAGAATCTGATCCTGTGGTTGATCATCGCCGCCGTCTTGGTGACGGTGATGAACAACTTCTCCAGCCCTAACGAGCCGCAGACCCTCAACTATTCCGACTTCATCCAGCAAGTTAAGGATGGCAAGGTCGAGCGCGTAGCGGTTGATGGCTACGTGATTACCGGCAAGCGCAACGATGGCGACAGCTTCAAGACCATTCGTCCTGCCATTCAGGACAATGGCCTGATCGGCGACTTGGTGGACAACCACGTGGTGGTCGAAGGCAAGCAGCCTGAACAGCAAAGCATCTGGACTCAACTGCTGGTGGCCAGCTTCCCGATCCTGGTGATCATCGCGGTGTTCATGTTCTTCATGCGCCAGATGCAGGGTGGCGCCGGAGGCAAGGGCGGGCCGATGAGTTTTGGCAAGAGCAAGGCGCGCTTGCTGTCTGAAGATCAGGTGAAAACTACCTTGGCTGACGTTGCCGGTTGCGACGAGGCCAAGGAAGAAGTAGGTGAGTTGGTTGAATTCCTCCGTGACCCAGGCAAGTTCCAGCGTCTGGGCGGTCGTATTCCTCGCGGCGTGTTGATGGTGGGCCCACCAGGTACCGGTAAGACGTTGCTGGCCAAAGCCATCGCTGGTGAAGCCAAAGTGCCTTTCTTCACCATTTCCGGTTCCGACTTCGTCGAGATGTTCGTCGGTGTGGGTGCCAGCCGCGTCCGTGACATGTTCGAGCAAGCCAAGAAGCATGCTCCTTGCATCATCTTCATCGACGAGATCGACGCCGTCGGTCGTCACCGTGGCGCCGGCATGGGCGGCGGTCATGATGAGCGTGAGCAGACCCTCAACCAGTTGCTGGTTGAGATGGATGGTTTCGAAATGAACGACGGCATCATCGTGATCGCCGCGACCAACCGTCCTGACGTACTGGACCCGGCCTTGCTGCGTCCGGGCCGTTTCGACCGTCAGGTCGTGGTTGGCCTGCCGGACATTCGTGGTCGCGAACAGATTCTCAAGGTGCACATGCGTAAAGTGCCAATGGGCGACGACGTCGCACCTGCGGTAATCGCCCGCGGTACCCCGGGTTTCTCCGGTGCCGACCTGGCGAATCTGGTCAACGAGGCCTCGCTGTTTGCGGCGCGTACCGGCAAGCGCATCGTTGAGATGAAGGAATTCGAACTGGCCAAGGACAAGATCATGATGGGCGCGGAGCGCAAATCCATGGTCATGTCCGAAAAAGAGAAGCAGAACACGGCTTATCACGAAGCAGGCCACGCCATTGTTGGTCGTGTCGTGCCGGAGCACGACCCGGTCTACAAGGTGTCGATCATTCCTCGCGGCCGGGCCTTGGGTGTCACCATGTTCCTGCCGGAAGAAGATCGTTACAGCCTCTCCAAGCGTGCCTTGATCAGCCAGATCTGCTCGCTCTACGGCGGTCGTATCGCTGAAGAAATGACCCTTGGCTTCGACGGCGTGACCACCGGCGCCTCCAACGACATCATGCGTGCCAGCCAGATCGCGCGGAACATGGTGACCAAATGGGGTCTTTCCGAGAAGCTTGGTCCGCTGATGTATGCCGAAGAAGAGGGTGAGGTGTTCCTGGGGCGCAGCGCGGGTAGCCAGCATGCGAGCCTGTCTGCGGAAACGGCGAAACTGATCGACTCCGAGGTGCGCAGCATCATCGATCAGTGCTACGGCACCGCCAAGCAGATCCTGACGGACAACCGCGACAAGCTGGATGCCATGGCAGACGCCCTGATGAAGTACGAAACCATCGACGCCGATCAGATCGACGACATCATGGCAGGGCGTACTCCACGCGAACCTCGTGATTGGGAGGGCGGCTCGGGTACTCCTCCTCCAGTAGTGCAGAATGAGCGTCCGGAAACACCCATTGGCGGCCCAGCAGCCGACCACTAA
- the folP gene encoding dihydropteroate synthase: MTSVPSSTRLPCGNRVLDLARAHVMGILNVTPDSFSDGGRFSQLDLALQHAEAMVAAGATLIDVGGESTRPGARAVSPLEELERVAPVVERIHRELDVIISVDTSTPAVMRETARLGAGLINDVRSLRREGALDAAAATGLPVCLMHMLGEPGDMQDNPHYQDVTREVAEFLVERMAQCASVGIGPERIVLDPGFGFAKTLQHNLSLFKHMDALHALGRPLLVGVSRKSMIGQALNRPVGERLHGSLALAALAVAKGAKIIRVHDVAETVDVVRMIAAVESAE, encoded by the coding sequence ATGACTTCTGTTCCTTCCTCCACCCGGTTGCCTTGCGGCAACCGGGTTCTTGATTTGGCCCGTGCGCATGTCATGGGCATCTTGAATGTAACTCCCGACTCCTTCTCTGATGGTGGCCGCTTCAGCCAGCTTGATCTGGCTTTGCAGCATGCCGAGGCCATGGTTGCGGCCGGTGCTACGCTGATTGATGTCGGTGGCGAATCCACTCGCCCGGGTGCCCGTGCGGTATCGCCGCTGGAGGAGTTGGAGCGAGTCGCGCCTGTGGTCGAGCGCATCCACCGTGAGTTGGATGTGATCATTTCTGTTGATACCTCGACACCGGCGGTGATGCGTGAAACCGCTCGCCTCGGCGCAGGGCTGATCAATGACGTTCGTTCATTGCGCCGGGAGGGTGCCCTGGATGCGGCGGCGGCCACTGGCTTGCCGGTGTGTCTGATGCACATGCTGGGTGAGCCTGGTGATATGCAGGACAACCCGCATTATCAGGACGTGACCCGAGAGGTTGCCGAGTTCCTGGTTGAGCGCATGGCCCAGTGTGCGTCAGTGGGCATCGGTCCAGAGCGGATTGTGCTCGATCCGGGCTTTGGCTTTGCCAAGACCCTGCAACACAACCTGAGCCTGTTCAAGCATATGGATGCCTTGCATGCCCTTGGGCGCCCGTTGTTGGTTGGGGTGTCGCGCAAGAGCATGATTGGCCAGGCCTTGAATCGTCCCGTAGGTGAGCGATTGCACGGCAGTCTGGCGCTAGCGGCCCTGGCAGTGGCCAAGGGCGCGAAAATTATCCGTGTCCATGATGTCGCCGAGACCGTGGATGTGGTGCGAATGATTGCGGCAGTGGAATCCGCCGAATAA
- the glmM gene encoding phosphoglucosamine mutase, with product MTKKYFGTDGIRGRVGEFPITPDFMLKLGWAAGMAFRSMGACRVLVGKDTRISGYMFESALEAGLSAAGADVMLLGPMPTPAIAYLTRTFHAEAGIVISASHNPHDDNGIKFFSGEGTKLPDEVELMIEELLDAPMTVVESSKLGKVSRINDASGRYIEFCKSSVPSSTSFAGLKVVLDCAHGATYKVAPSVFRELGAQVTVLSAQPNGLNINENCGSTHMGQLQAAVLAEHADLGIAFDGDGDRVLMVDQTGAIVDGDELLFIIARDLHERDKLQGGVVGTLMSNLGLELALTDLGIPFVRANVGDRYVIAELLERNWLVGGENSGHIVCFRHATTGDAIIAALQVLMALKARGESLAQSRQGLRKCPQVLVNVRFGGGENPVEHPAVKEACERVTAAMAGRGRVLLRKSGTEPLVRVMVEGDDEAQVRAYAEELAKLVAEVSA from the coding sequence ATGACTAAAAAATACTTTGGCACCGACGGCATCCGCGGCCGTGTAGGCGAATTCCCTATCACTCCTGATTTCATGCTCAAGCTCGGCTGGGCCGCCGGCATGGCATTTCGCAGCATGGGCGCCTGCCGCGTGCTGGTGGGCAAGGACACGCGTATCTCCGGGTACATGTTCGAGTCTGCACTGGAGGCAGGGTTGTCTGCAGCCGGTGCCGATGTGATGCTCCTGGGGCCGATGCCGACTCCGGCCATTGCTTACCTGACGCGTACCTTCCATGCGGAGGCGGGCATCGTTATCAGTGCCTCGCACAATCCTCATGATGACAACGGCATCAAGTTCTTCTCGGGTGAGGGCACCAAGTTGCCTGACGAGGTGGAGTTGATGATCGAAGAGTTGCTGGATGCGCCGATGACCGTGGTGGAGTCGAGCAAGCTCGGCAAGGTTTCGCGGATCAACGACGCTTCAGGGCGTTACATCGAATTCTGCAAAAGCAGCGTGCCTTCCAGCACCAGCTTCGCTGGTTTGAAAGTTGTTCTCGACTGCGCTCATGGTGCGACCTACAAGGTGGCGCCAAGCGTGTTCCGCGAGTTGGGGGCGCAGGTCACTGTGCTGTCCGCGCAACCCAATGGCTTGAACATCAACGAGAACTGCGGCTCGACCCACATGGGCCAATTGCAGGCGGCTGTCCTGGCCGAGCATGCGGACCTGGGGATCGCCTTTGATGGCGATGGTGACCGGGTGCTGATGGTCGATCAGACTGGTGCGATCGTGGATGGTGATGAGCTGCTGTTCATCATCGCTCGCGACCTGCATGAGCGTGACAAGCTGCAAGGCGGCGTGGTCGGAACGCTCATGAGCAACCTGGGGCTGGAGCTGGCCCTGACGGACTTGGGTATCCCCTTTGTCCGGGCCAACGTCGGTGACCGTTATGTGATCGCCGAGCTGCTGGAGCGCAATTGGCTGGTAGGTGGCGAAAACTCCGGGCACATCGTGTGCTTCCGTCATGCTACTACCGGGGATGCGATCATTGCCGCGCTGCAGGTGCTGATGGCGCTCAAGGCTCGTGGTGAAAGCCTGGCCCAGTCCCGTCAGGGGTTGCGCAAGTGTCCTCAGGTGCTGGTCAATGTGCGCTTTGGCGGCGGTGAGAACCCGGTCGAGCATCCTGCGGTGAAAGAGGCTTGCGAGCGTGTCACGGCCGCTATGGCTGGGCGTGGTCGGGTTCTGTTGCGCAAGTCGGGTACCGAGCCTCTGGTGCGCGTGATGGTTGAAGGCGACGACGAAGCTCAGGTTCGCGCTTACGCCGAAGAGCTGGCGAAACTGGTTGCTGAAGTTTCTGCCTGA
- the secG gene encoding preprotein translocase subunit SecG translates to MLETVVVVFHLLGALGVVALVLLQQGKGADAGASFGAGASNTVFGSQGSSTFLSKFTAILAAGFFITSLGLGYFAKEKAHQLTQVGLPDPAVLEVPKQKPASDDVPVLQEQKSANSATDVPPAPEQK, encoded by the coding sequence ATGCTGGAAACAGTCGTAGTCGTTTTTCATCTGCTGGGTGCCCTGGGCGTAGTTGCTCTGGTTTTGCTGCAGCAGGGTAAAGGTGCGGATGCTGGCGCGTCTTTCGGTGCAGGTGCTTCAAATACTGTGTTCGGAAGCCAAGGTTCCTCTACCTTTCTTAGTAAGTTTACTGCTATACTTGCCGCCGGTTTCTTCATAACCAGCTTGGGGTTAGGTTACTTTGCTAAAGAGAAAGCTCACCAGCTGACTCAAGTAGGTTTGCCAGATCCAGCAGTGCTTGAAGTACCAAAGCAAAAACCGGCTTCTGATGATGTCCCGGTGCTCCAAGAGCAAAAGTCGGCCAACAGCGCGACTGACGTACCTCCAGCTCCAGAGCAGAAGTAA
- the rimP gene encoding ribosome maturation factor RimP, whose translation MSSKLEQLQALLAPVVVALGYECWGIEFSAQGRHSLLRVYIDKEGGVLVDDCAIVSRQISGVLDVEDPISVEYTLEVSSPGMERPLFTLEQFAKYVGEQVKIKLRSPFEGRRNFQGLLRGVEEQDVVVQVDDHEFLLPIDMIDKANIIPSFD comes from the coding sequence GTGTCGAGCAAGCTAGAACAGTTGCAGGCCTTGTTGGCCCCGGTGGTCGTGGCCCTTGGCTATGAATGCTGGGGTATTGAGTTTTCGGCTCAGGGTCGCCACTCATTGTTGCGCGTTTATATCGATAAAGAAGGCGGCGTGCTGGTGGACGATTGCGCCATCGTCAGCCGTCAGATCAGTGGTGTTCTCGACGTAGAAGATCCGATCTCCGTTGAATACACCCTTGAAGTTTCCTCTCCTGGCATGGAACGCCCACTGTTCACTCTTGAACAGTTTGCCAAGTATGTCGGTGAGCAAGTGAAGATCAAACTGCGCTCGCCCTTCGAAGGTCGGCGTAATTTTCAGGGCCTTCTCCGCGGGGTGGAGGAACAGGATGTCGTGGTGCAAGTGGATGACCATGAGTTCCTGTTGCCGATCGATATGATCGACAAGGCCAACATAATTCCCAGTTTTGACTGA
- the tpiA gene encoding triose-phosphate isomerase, giving the protein MRRPMVAGNWKMHGTRASVAELINGLRHLALPSGVDVAVFPPCLHINQVIDGLKGKSIQVGAQNSAVESMQGALTGEIAPSQLVDAGCSLVLVGHSERRLIMGERDATLNRKFAAAQACGLKPVLCVGETLEQREAGKTLEVVGRQLGSIIEELGVGAFANAVIAYEPVWAIGTGLTATPQQAQDVHAAIRAQLAAENSEVARGVRLLYGGSVKAANAVELFGMPDIDGGLIGGASLNADEFGAICRAAGN; this is encoded by the coding sequence ATGCGTCGCCCTATGGTAGCTGGTAACTGGAAGATGCACGGTACCCGCGCCAGCGTCGCTGAGCTGATCAACGGCCTTCGTCATCTGGCCTTGCCAAGCGGTGTTGATGTCGCGGTATTCCCGCCTTGCTTGCATATCAATCAAGTGATTGATGGCTTGAAGGGTAAGTCGATTCAGGTCGGCGCGCAGAACTCTGCGGTGGAGTCCATGCAAGGTGCATTGACGGGCGAGATCGCCCCGAGTCAGTTGGTGGATGCAGGTTGTTCCCTGGTGCTGGTTGGGCACTCCGAGCGCCGCCTGATCATGGGTGAGCGTGACGCGACTCTCAATCGTAAGTTCGCAGCGGCGCAGGCCTGTGGCTTGAAGCCGGTTCTGTGTGTAGGGGAGACCCTCGAGCAGCGCGAAGCCGGGAAGACTCTAGAGGTTGTCGGGCGTCAGCTGGGCAGCATCATCGAAGAGTTGGGTGTTGGTGCGTTCGCCAATGCTGTTATCGCTTACGAGCCGGTCTGGGCCATTGGTACCGGGCTGACTGCGACACCGCAACAGGCGCAGGATGTGCACGCAGCTATCCGCGCGCAGTTGGCGGCAGAAAATTCTGAAGTGGCACGAGGTGTGCGGCTTCTATACGGCGGCAGCGTGAAGGCGGCCAATGCGGTCGAACTGTTCGGCATGCCGGATATCGATGGGGGGCTCATTGGTGGAGCTTCCCTGAATGCAGATGAGTTCGGTGCGATCTGTCGCGCCGCGGGAAACTGA
- the rlmE gene encoding 23S rRNA (uridine(2552)-2'-O)-methyltransferase RlmE, whose protein sequence is MARSKTSHNWLKEHFNDPFVKMAQKDGYRSRASYKLLEIQEKDRLIRPGMSVIDLGAAPGGWSQVTSRLIGGQGRLIASDILEMDSIPDVTFIQGDFTEDAVLAQILEAVGNSEVDLVISDMAPNMSGLAAVDMPRAMFLCELALDLAGRVLRPGGDFLIKIFQGEGFDEYHKSVRQMFEKVQMRKPSSSRDRSREQYLLGRGFRGRSE, encoded by the coding sequence GTGGCCCGTTCCAAAACTAGCCATAACTGGCTGAAAGAGCACTTCAACGACCCATTCGTCAAAATGGCGCAAAAAGATGGGTACCGTTCCCGTGCCAGCTACAAACTGCTGGAGATTCAGGAAAAGGACCGCCTTATCCGTCCTGGCATGAGTGTTATCGACCTGGGGGCCGCCCCGGGTGGCTGGTCGCAGGTGACCAGTCGTCTGATTGGTGGCCAGGGGCGCCTGATTGCCTCGGACATCCTGGAAATGGACAGCATTCCCGATGTGACCTTTATTCAAGGGGACTTCACTGAGGATGCAGTACTGGCGCAGATCCTCGAGGCGGTTGGAAATTCTGAAGTTGACCTTGTGATTTCCGATATGGCCCCCAATATGAGTGGGTTAGCAGCCGTGGATATGCCGCGAGCGATGTTCCTGTGCGAGTTGGCGCTGGATCTTGCTGGCCGGGTCTTGCGTCCAGGTGGTGATTTTCTGATCAAGATCTTCCAGGGTGAAGGCTTCGATGAGTACCACAAGAGCGTGCGGCAGATGTTCGAGAAAGTGCAGATGCGCAAACCGTCATCATCCCGTGACCGTTCTCGGGAGCAATACTTGCTGGGGCGCGGCTTCCGTGGTCGTAGTGAGTAA
- the carB gene encoding carbamoyl-phosphate synthase large subunit, whose translation MPKRTDIKSILILGAGPIVIGQACEFDYSGAQACKALREEGYRVILVNSNPATIMTDPAMADATYIEPIKWQTVAKIIEKERPDALLPTMGGQTALNCALDLEREGVLEKFGVEMIGANADTIDKAEDRSRFDAAMKSIGLACPRSGIAHSMEEANAVLDKLGFPCIIRPSFTMGGTGGGIAYNREEFEEICARGLDLSPTKELLIDESLIGWKEYEMEVVRDKKDNCIIVCSIENFDPMGVHTGDSITVAPAQTLTDKEYQILRNASLAVLREIGVETGGSNVQFGICPNTGRMVVIEMNPRVSRSSALASKATGFPIAKVAAKLAVGYTLDELSNDITGGKTPASFEPSIDYVVTKLPRFAFEKFSKADARLTTQMKSVGEVMAIGRTFQESLQKALRGLEVGVCGLDPKLDLSNPESMNVLKRELTVPGAERIWYVADAFRAGMTVEQIFGMNMIDPWFLVQIEDLIKEEEKVKTLGLSAIDRDLMFRLKRKGFSDQRLAKLLGVTEKNLRTHRQKLEVFPVYKRVDTCAAEFATDTAYLYSTYEEECEAAPSTRDKIMILGGGPNRIGQGIEFDYCCVHAALALRDDGYETIMVNCNPETVSTDYDTSDRLYFEPVTLEDVLEIVRVEKPKGVIVQYGGQTPLKLARALEAAGVPIIGTSPDAIDRAEDRERFQQMVERLNLRQPPNATVRSEDEAIRAAAKIGYPLVVRPSYVLGGRAMEIVYEEDELKRYLREAVQVSNDSPVLLDHFLNCAIEMDVDAVCDGTDVVIGAIMQHIEQAGVHSGDSACSLPPYSLPAHIQDEMREQVKKMALELGVVGLMNVQLALQGDQIYVIEVNPRASRTVPFVSKCIGVSLAMIAARVMAGKTLKELGFTKEIIPNFYSVKEAVFPFAKFPGVDPILGPEMKSTGEVMGVGDTFGEAFAKAQMGASEVLPTGGTAFISVRDDDKPLVAGVARDLINLGFEVVATAGTAKLIEAAGLKVRRVNKVTEGRPHVVDMIKNDEVTLIINTTEGRQSIADSYSIRRNALQHKIYCTTTIAAGEAICEALKFGPEKTVRRLQDLHAGLKA comes from the coding sequence ATGCCAAAACGTACAGACATTAAAAGCATCCTGATTCTTGGCGCTGGCCCGATCGTGATCGGCCAAGCCTGCGAATTCGACTACTCCGGCGCCCAGGCTTGCAAGGCCCTGCGCGAAGAGGGTTACCGGGTCATCCTGGTGAACTCCAACCCGGCCACCATCATGACCGACCCGGCCATGGCCGACGCCACCTACATCGAGCCGATCAAGTGGCAGACCGTTGCCAAGATCATCGAGAAAGAGCGTCCGGACGCGCTGCTGCCGACCATGGGCGGCCAGACTGCGCTGAACTGCGCCCTGGACCTGGAGCGTGAAGGCGTCCTGGAGAAGTTCGGCGTAGAGATGATCGGCGCCAACGCCGACACCATCGACAAGGCTGAAGACCGTTCGCGCTTCGACGCTGCCATGAAGTCCATCGGCCTGGCGTGCCCGCGTTCCGGTATTGCCCACAGCATGGAAGAGGCCAATGCGGTCCTCGACAAGCTGGGCTTCCCTTGCATCATCCGTCCATCCTTCACCATGGGTGGCACCGGTGGTGGCATCGCCTACAACCGCGAAGAGTTCGAAGAAATCTGCGCCCGCGGTCTGGACCTGTCGCCGACCAAGGAACTGCTGATCGACGAATCCCTGATCGGCTGGAAAGAGTACGAGATGGAGGTGGTCCGCGATAAGAAGGACAACTGCATCATCGTCTGCTCCATCGAGAACTTCGACCCGATGGGCGTGCACACCGGTGACTCCATCACCGTGGCTCCGGCACAGACCCTGACCGACAAGGAATACCAGATCCTGCGTAACGCCTCCCTGGCGGTGCTGCGCGAGATCGGTGTGGAAACTGGCGGTTCCAACGTGCAGTTCGGTATCTGCCCGAACACAGGCCGCATGGTCGTGATCGAGATGAACCCGCGGGTATCCCGTTCCTCGGCGCTGGCTTCGAAAGCCACCGGTTTCCCGATCGCCAAGGTCGCGGCCAAGCTGGCTGTCGGCTACACCCTGGACGAGCTGTCCAACGATATTACCGGCGGCAAGACCCCGGCGTCCTTCGAGCCGTCCATCGACTACGTCGTGACCAAGCTGCCACGCTTCGCCTTCGAGAAGTTCTCCAAGGCCGACGCGCGCCTGACCACCCAGATGAAGTCGGTGGGTGAGGTCATGGCCATCGGTCGGACCTTCCAGGAATCCCTGCAGAAAGCCCTGCGCGGTCTGGAAGTGGGCGTTTGCGGCCTGGATCCCAAGCTCGACCTGAGCAATCCGGAAAGCATGAACGTGCTCAAGCGCGAGCTGACCGTGCCCGGCGCCGAGCGTATCTGGTACGTGGCTGATGCCTTCCGTGCCGGCATGACCGTCGAGCAGATCTTCGGCATGAACATGATCGATCCTTGGTTCCTGGTGCAGATCGAAGACCTGATCAAGGAAGAAGAGAAGGTCAAGACCCTGGGCCTGTCGGCCATCGACCGCGACCTGATGTTCCGCCTCAAGCGCAAAGGCTTCTCCGACCAGCGTCTGGCCAAGCTGCTGGGCGTGACCGAGAAGAACCTGCGCACACATCGTCAGAAGCTGGAAGTGTTCCCGGTCTACAAGCGCGTCGACACCTGCGCCGCCGAGTTCGCCACCGACACCGCGTACCTGTACTCGACTTATGAAGAAGAGTGCGAAGCCGCACCTTCGACCCGTGACAAGATCATGATTCTGGGCGGTGGTCCAAACCGTATCGGCCAGGGCATCGAGTTCGACTACTGCTGCGTACACGCCGCCCTGGCGCTGCGCGACGATGGTTACGAAACCATCATGGTCAACTGCAACCCGGAAACCGTTTCTACCGACTACGACACTTCGGATCGCCTGTACTTCGAACCGGTGACCCTGGAAGACGTGCTGGAAATTGTCCGTGTCGAGAAGCCAAAAGGCGTGATCGTGCAGTACGGCGGCCAGACTCCGCTGAAACTGGCTCGTGCCCTGGAAGCCGCCGGCGTGCCGATCATCGGCACCAGCCCAGACGCTATCGACCGCGCCGAAGACCGTGAGCGCTTCCAGCAGATGGTCGAACGCCTGAACCTGCGTCAACCACCAAACGCTACCGTGCGCAGCGAAGACGAAGCGATTCGTGCCGCCGCCAAGATCGGTTACCCGCTGGTGGTGCGTCCGTCCTACGTGCTGGGCGGCCGGGCGATGGAAATCGTCTACGAGGAAGATGAGCTCAAGCGCTACCTGCGAGAAGCAGTGCAAGTGTCCAACGACAGCCCGGTGCTGCTGGACCACTTCCTCAACTGCGCCATTGAAATGGACGTGGATGCGGTCTGCGACGGCACCGACGTAGTGATCGGCGCCATCATGCAGCACATCGAGCAGGCTGGCGTTCACTCCGGTGACTCTGCGTGCTCGCTGCCGCCGTACTCGCTGCCGGCGCACATCCAGGACGAGATGCGCGAACAGGTCAAGAAAATGGCCCTGGAACTGGGTGTGGTTGGCCTGATGAACGTGCAGCTGGCCCTGCAAGGCGATCAGATCTACGTCATCGAAGTGAACCCGCGCGCTTCCCGGACCGTGCCGTTCGTTTCCAAGTGCATCGGTGTCTCCCTGGCGATGATCGCTGCTCGTGTGATGGCCGGTAAGACCCTGAAAGAGCTGGGCTTCACCAAGGAAATCATTCCGAACTTCTACAGCGTCAAGGAAGCGGTATTCCCGTTTGCCAAGTTCCCGGGCGTCGACCCGATCCTCGGCCCAGAGATGAAGTCCACCGGTGAAGTGATGGGCGTGGGCGACACCTTCGGCGAAGCCTTTGCCAAGGCCCAGATGGGTGCCAGCGAAGTGCTGCCGACCGGCGGTACTGCGTTCATCAGCGTGCGCGACGATGACAAGCCTCTGGTTGCAGGCGTGGCCCGTGATCTGATCAACTTGGGCTTCGAAGTGGTCGCTACTGCGGGCACCGCCAAGCTGATCGAGGCGGCCGGCCTGAAGGTGCGTCGTGTGAACAAGGTGACTGAAGGTCGTCCGCATGTGGTCGATATGATCAAGAACGACGAAGTCACTCTGATCATCAACACCACTGAAGGCCGTCAGTCGATTGCTGACTCTTATTCCATTCGTCGTAACGCCTTGCAGCACAAGATCTACTGCACCACCACCATTGCTGCTGGCGAAGCTATCTGTGAAGCGTTGAAGTTCGGTCCGGAAAAGACCGTGCGTCGCTTGCAGGATCTACACGCAGGATTGAAGGCATGA
- a CDS encoding YhbY family RNA-binding protein, with protein MPLTQEQKKQYKSIGHHLKPVLTVADNGLTEGVLAELERALSDHELIKIKLNILERESRLEAIAQLCKAGKADLVQVIGKMALIYRKNAKVNKQLSNVHRFH; from the coding sequence ATGCCGCTCACTCAAGAGCAGAAGAAACAGTACAAATCCATTGGCCACCATCTGAAACCAGTATTGACTGTGGCTGACAACGGTTTGACCGAAGGTGTATTAGCCGAACTTGAACGCGCCTTGAGCGATCACGAGCTGATCAAGATCAAGCTCAACATCCTCGAGCGCGAGTCGCGCCTGGAGGCCATTGCCCAATTGTGCAAGGCCGGCAAAGCGGATCTGGTGCAGGTCATCGGCAAGATGGCGCTGATCTACCGCAAGAACGCCAAGGTAAACAAGCAATTGTCGAACGTCCATCGTTTCCACTGA